A stretch of the Spirochaetota bacterium genome encodes the following:
- a CDS encoding LamG-like jellyroll fold domain-containing protein, which yields MKIVFNSIVVLSIISAALFAAPSGILKDISFCASFDESAKPEYSLGSPVFKPKERNAQIVYTAGKNGKGLLVDKAQNATAVQYYAAGIVDASAGTIAFWVLPSDDSGVIQAFNCEGFIVTTKQNRINFWSYTGDWKNRADTYDPAANNAFFKNEWVHIAVTWDKESGQKIIYINGKKIAFAKGKFPEKPYTPNDSWMNIGGSRPGSGTANDLSGVIDEVAVWKRQLSDDEIATIAANWVPDRNDLLADGDSGTMLKDAAIGYASKNAGDGLYFLDQAVTVLVPITNNTSERNLHAEYQVIDHYGVVVSKSEKDISLPSRNGIMDAFTCQVNKYGMYRIRLILTGDKKEKGKDVATFAVIPKGLSERATRDESFYGTHPKYYGASVRPELWGKDIKKDEYHLDIVCKLGLRWARSHDVLQTTQWYRVEKERGKFDYTISDGVITALKGKDLRMMGSLFATPLWASKNESVHGFHTTEVPPDWNEWERYVRNTVTRYKEYVRVWEVWNEPDAGKKWWGGTPAEYVELLKRSYTVIKSIDPSLEVVGGVISSWINLEAFPTEIFKLGAAKYMDTLSIHWKTKMGDNVMDGIKVFDDFHAYMKKHGPDRPIMNTEGGIWSTSFFSDLDCEGLPPVANRQPPYEQYRDAADNIVKACSIMQSEHVKKYFLYFFRGDGANFAKANLGETYYREMHWDFGAGPFDSAPKPLFIAYAFHAFMLDDMKFSKRLSKDDAVWCFTYANDDHATAVLWAETGMKNIDVTLPLDAAGLTAQNIMLNEKKIQSDGSTITLRLGTEPLYLTGKIDCRKIEAAFENASYDRKLLASMTAKPDVPDAMRSVKGFAQAREARTDGWKNIDIRPFCNMGFYDEKAGDGIGGWTDQGALNNIDGIPTGMQTYYHVPIDIIDPDKNSGRSCIVLQSKETPALPLSAGPIPVNAQAAAIYFTHSCAWAKAGDTIASYAIRYADGSTRDIPIIVNDNTTDWWMKPVSEEKSVPFLVRVKRTSVPGNAQNERFIRIFEWLNPEPAKQIASIEFTSRNGTGIPILLAITARKD from the coding sequence GTGAAGATCGTCTTCAACAGCATTGTTGTTCTAAGCATTATCTCCGCAGCATTGTTCGCTGCGCCGTCGGGCATCTTGAAGGATATTTCCTTCTGCGCGAGCTTCGATGAAAGCGCAAAGCCGGAATACAGTCTCGGATCGCCCGTGTTCAAGCCCAAGGAGCGCAATGCGCAGATAGTCTACACGGCGGGAAAGAACGGAAAGGGACTTCTTGTCGACAAGGCGCAGAACGCGACAGCCGTACAGTATTATGCTGCGGGTATAGTCGATGCGTCAGCGGGCACCATCGCGTTCTGGGTGCTTCCGTCCGATGACAGCGGCGTAATACAAGCGTTCAACTGCGAAGGTTTCATCGTTACCACGAAACAGAATCGCATCAATTTCTGGTCGTATACGGGGGATTGGAAGAACCGCGCGGACACGTATGACCCTGCGGCGAACAATGCGTTCTTTAAGAATGAATGGGTGCATATAGCGGTGACATGGGATAAGGAAAGCGGGCAGAAGATCATATACATCAATGGGAAAAAGATAGCTTTTGCGAAAGGGAAATTCCCGGAAAAGCCGTATACACCCAATGATTCCTGGATGAACATCGGCGGGAGCCGCCCGGGTTCCGGCACGGCGAACGATCTTTCGGGCGTTATTGATGAAGTCGCGGTGTGGAAACGGCAGCTTTCCGATGATGAGATAGCGACTATTGCCGCCAACTGGGTACCGGACAGGAACGATCTCCTTGCTGATGGCGATTCGGGCACGATGTTGAAGGATGCTGCTATCGGCTATGCATCGAAGAATGCGGGCGACGGCCTCTACTTCCTCGATCAGGCGGTGACAGTACTGGTACCCATAACGAATAATACGTCCGAACGCAATCTGCATGCAGAATATCAGGTCATCGATCATTACGGCGTTGTCGTTTCCAAGTCGGAAAAAGATATATCGCTTCCGTCACGGAACGGGATAATGGATGCGTTCACGTGTCAGGTGAACAAGTACGGCATGTACCGGATACGTCTTATTCTCACCGGTGACAAGAAGGAGAAAGGGAAGGATGTGGCTACGTTCGCTGTCATCCCGAAAGGATTATCCGAACGCGCGACACGCGATGAAAGCTTTTACGGCACGCATCCGAAATACTACGGCGCAAGCGTACGTCCGGAGCTGTGGGGCAAGGACATTAAAAAGGACGAGTACCATCTCGATATTGTCTGTAAGCTCGGTCTCCGCTGGGCCCGCTCGCATGATGTGCTGCAGACGACGCAGTGGTATCGTGTGGAAAAGGAGCGCGGCAAATTCGATTACACTATCTCCGACGGCGTGATAACGGCGCTCAAGGGGAAAGACCTTCGGATGATGGGGTCATTGTTCGCAACGCCGCTCTGGGCATCGAAGAACGAGAGCGTGCACGGATTTCACACGACCGAGGTACCGCCGGACTGGAATGAATGGGAACGGTATGTCAGGAATACGGTGACGCGGTACAAGGAATATGTGCGCGTATGGGAAGTATGGAATGAGCCCGATGCCGGGAAAAAATGGTGGGGCGGCACACCTGCCGAGTACGTCGAACTCCTTAAGCGATCGTATACGGTGATAAAGAGCATCGACCCCTCGCTCGAAGTGGTGGGCGGCGTCATATCGAGCTGGATAAATCTCGAAGCATTTCCCACGGAGATATTCAAGCTCGGCGCTGCAAAATACATGGATACGCTTTCCATACACTGGAAAACGAAAATGGGCGACAATGTCATGGATGGGATAAAGGTCTTTGATGATTTCCATGCGTATATGAAAAAACACGGGCCTGACCGCCCCATCATGAACACGGAAGGCGGGATATGGAGCACATCGTTCTTCTCCGATCTCGACTGCGAGGGGCTTCCCCCCGTCGCGAACCGACAGCCGCCGTATGAACAGTACCGCGATGCAGCGGACAACATCGTGAAAGCGTGCAGCATCATGCAGTCTGAGCATGTGAAGAAATATTTCCTCTATTTTTTCCGCGGCGACGGCGCTAATTTCGCCAAAGCCAATCTGGGTGAAACGTACTATCGCGAAATGCACTGGGATTTCGGTGCCGGCCCCTTTGACAGCGCGCCGAAGCCGCTCTTCATCGCCTATGCCTTCCATGCGTTCATGCTCGATGATATGAAATTCAGCAAGCGGCTCTCGAAGGACGACGCCGTCTGGTGCTTTACCTATGCGAACGACGACCATGCGACAGCCGTGCTCTGGGCAGAGACGGGAATGAAGAACATCGATGTAACGCTTCCGCTCGATGCCGCCGGACTCACCGCGCAGAACATCATGCTCAATGAGAAGAAGATACAAAGCGATGGAAGCACGATAACACTGCGCCTCGGCACTGAGCCGCTGTATCTCACCGGGAAGATAGACTGCAGGAAGATCGAAGCCGCGTTCGAGAATGCGTCGTATGACAGAAAGCTTCTTGCATCAATGACGGCCAAGCCCGATGTCCCCGATGCGATGCGCTCGGTGAAAGGTTTCGCGCAGGCACGCGAAGCACGCACGGACGGCTGGAAGAACATCGATATAAGGCCGTTCTGCAACATGGGATTTTATGATGAGAAGGCGGGCGACGGCATCGGCGGGTGGACGGATCAGGGCGCGCTCAATAATATCGACGGCATACCGACGGGAATGCAGACATACTACCATGTCCCAATCGACATCATCGACCCTGATAAGAATAGCGGGCGATCGTGCATTGTCCTTCAGTCGAAGGAAACACCGGCACTGCCGCTCTCAGCAGGTCCTATACCGGTGAATGCGCAGGCAGCCGCGATATACTTCACGCACTCATGCGCATGGGCGAAAGCAGGCGATACCATCGCATCATACGCCATCCGCTATGCCGACGGAAGCACCCGTGATATTCCCATCATCGTGAACGACAACACCACCGACTGGTGGATGAAACCCGTGTCGGAAGAAAAAAGCGTTCCGTTCCTGGTGCGCGTAAAGCGAACATCGGTTCCGGGGAATGCTCAGAACGAGCGCTTCATTCGCATATTCGAATGGCTCAATCCCGAACCGGCGAAACAGATAGCGTCGATAGAGTTCACGAGCAGGAACGGCACGGGGATACCGATACTGCTTGCAATAACCGCGAGAAAGGATTGA
- a CDS encoding uroporphyrinogen decarboxylase family protein, producing MNIQELFPADELARRREHWAQFWRNDADVRTIIAPQSGIRYTNTLDKDEARREFIRHIEVEASLGYDTLPAFKCVLGTPALASAFGGTWHRDEGGMFWIDPIIEKPEDVYRLTLPPAMSGLVKESVDIYRYVAADIGCIPPRVPDMQGPLNTASMLWRQEDFIIAMYDNPKEVHHLLSLVTDYIISVFHYFRDNFENAELVSWPNLHMPEEYGVGIIEDFTELLSPELYREFGLPYVNRIAREFNGVFIHCCARFKQHYDAFAEIYNLRGLDTMYPFTEPAVIAERFPGIVHTMGAHAPAHQQEFGGSSRSFVRFISERIPQSSRMVFMPYDSADTLDESLIDTICECRMPMRVSAMCV from the coding sequence ATGAACATACAGGAACTCTTTCCCGCGGACGAGCTTGCACGCCGCCGCGAGCACTGGGCGCAGTTCTGGCGGAACGATGCTGACGTGAGGACCATCATCGCCCCGCAGTCGGGCATTCGCTATACGAACACGCTTGATAAGGACGAAGCGCGTCGTGAATTCATACGACATATCGAAGTGGAAGCATCGCTCGGGTATGATACGCTCCCCGCGTTCAAATGCGTGCTCGGCACACCGGCGCTCGCAAGCGCGTTCGGCGGCACCTGGCATCGCGACGAGGGCGGCATGTTCTGGATAGACCCTATCATCGAGAAGCCGGAGGATGTATACCGCCTCACGCTCCCCCCGGCGATGAGCGGTCTTGTGAAAGAGTCGGTCGATATCTACCGGTATGTTGCTGCGGATATCGGCTGCATCCCGCCGCGTGTCCCTGACATGCAGGGTCCGCTTAACACTGCGTCTATGCTGTGGCGTCAGGAGGATTTCATCATCGCCATGTATGACAATCCGAAAGAAGTGCATCATCTCCTTTCGCTTGTCACCGACTATATCATTTCGGTCTTCCATTACTTCCGGGATAATTTCGAGAATGCTGAACTCGTTTCCTGGCCGAATCTTCATATGCCAGAGGAATACGGCGTAGGGATCATTGAAGATTTCACCGAACTCCTGTCGCCTGAGCTGTACCGCGAATTTGGGCTTCCCTATGTGAACCGTATTGCGCGGGAATTCAACGGGGTCTTCATTCATTGCTGCGCACGTTTCAAGCAGCACTATGACGCGTTCGCCGAGATATACAACCTCCGCGGGCTTGACACGATGTATCCGTTCACCGAACCCGCGGTGATCGCGGAGCGTTTTCCAGGCATCGTGCATACGATGGGTGCACACGCCCCTGCGCATCAGCAGGAGTTCGGCGGGTCATCACGGTCTTTCGTGCGCTTCATAAGCGAACGGATACCGCAGTCATCACGCATGGTCTTCATGCCGTATGACAGCGCCGATACGCTCGACGAATCGCTGATCGATACGATATGCGAATGCCGGATGCCTATGCGGGTATCGGCCATGTGCGTGTGA
- a CDS encoding amidohydrolase family protein, whose protein sequence is MRFDVHTHFFTTGMAGKGVDAFLSTLRLREMLDRIATVGDRTEADAHPVEAFLKNSTSEDGEATLSDLDNAAGEPMACCPLMLDVGYMEKILPSPGKGVARTRTRVAGTVADTLLGWKDAVASRRGGRADAAVETVSRWISEAEERFRTVQIGAVENDTGRAFDSQITTLTELKKRHSDRIFPFLGVDPRRNDALDGKLLSFIGDMVGKGRTFAGVKLYPPIGFSPTDPFLFGKGGFYEYAEKNGIPITVHFSAAGFAVMSDRVAAQGDIYDDDSGEIASVTDIFEDGVIDFHASIVNVGEAISERIRVFNHPKLWAKVLDVYPRLTLNLAHFGGFGRLHQYLDGRRAGHWSAFAREAIIKYPNVYADLSGWFEKREDTSIRHPLATFVADVYAKLPGNARSKVLYGSDWFILSLKDPDLGTYIKRFTAAFGKEWDAVSVKNPNAFLARTIEYK, encoded by the coding sequence ATGCGATTCGACGTACACACGCATTTCTTCACCACCGGCATGGCCGGCAAAGGTGTGGATGCTTTTCTCTCAACGCTTCGTCTGCGCGAGATGCTCGACCGCATCGCGACCGTCGGCGACCGTACCGAAGCCGATGCGCACCCCGTTGAGGCATTCCTCAAGAACAGTACATCAGAGGACGGCGAGGCGACGCTTTCCGATCTCGATAACGCCGCGGGTGAGCCGATGGCGTGCTGTCCGCTCATGCTCGATGTGGGGTATATGGAGAAGATACTCCCCTCGCCCGGCAAGGGTGTCGCAAGGACAAGAACACGCGTTGCAGGCACCGTGGCCGATACGCTTCTGGGATGGAAAGATGCAGTGGCATCGCGCAGGGGCGGAAGGGCCGATGCGGCTGTCGAAACGGTATCGCGCTGGATATCGGAGGCCGAAGAACGATTTCGCACCGTGCAGATCGGAGCGGTCGAAAACGATACCGGACGCGCATTCGATTCGCAGATAACAACGCTCACCGAGCTCAAAAAACGCCACAGCGACCGGATATTCCCGTTCCTCGGCGTCGACCCGCGGCGCAATGATGCCCTCGATGGAAAACTGCTCTCATTCATCGGCGATATGGTCGGTAAAGGAAGAACATTCGCCGGGGTAAAGCTCTACCCGCCCATCGGATTCTCGCCTACCGATCCCTTTCTATTCGGCAAGGGCGGCTTCTACGAATATGCCGAGAAGAACGGCATTCCCATCACCGTGCATTTCTCCGCAGCGGGTTTCGCCGTCATGTCCGACCGCGTTGCGGCCCAAGGCGATATCTATGACGACGATTCGGGCGAGATAGCGTCGGTCACCGATATATTCGAGGACGGCGTCATCGATTTCCATGCATCGATCGTGAATGTGGGCGAAGCGATATCCGAGCGCATCCGCGTCTTCAATCATCCGAAGCTCTGGGCGAAAGTGCTCGATGTGTACCCGCGGCTTACGCTCAACCTCGCGCACTTCGGCGGTTTCGGACGGCTGCATCAATACCTTGACGGACGGCGCGCCGGGCATTGGTCGGCCTTCGCACGCGAAGCGATCATCAAATACCCGAACGTATACGCCGATCTCTCCGGCTGGTTCGAGAAGCGCGAGGACACTTCGATCAGACATCCTTTGGCGACATTCGTTGCGGATGTGTATGCGAAGCTGCCGGGGAATGCGCGGTCGAAGGTGCTCTATGGTTCCGACTGGTTCATACTGAGCCTCAAGGACCCGGACCTCGGCACCTATATCAAGCGGTTCACTGCGGCGTTCGGAAAGGAATGGGATGCGGTTTCAGTGAAGAACCCGAATGCCTTTCTTGCAAGAACTATTGAATACAAATGA